A genome region from Bacteroides stercoris ATCC 43183 includes the following:
- a CDS encoding AraC family transcriptional regulator, translating to MDYQLNTRLNGNIAMTSRFHENKPLQRDKTLYKFLWVQSGTLAIEVDHIPMKLAKDEIVTLTPLHHLTIKEVAGEFLTFVFNSNFYCIYGHDNEVSCNGFLFYGSSRVMRLKLSEEQSSNLHDIVRIFRQESAINDNLQEEMLRIVLKRFIITCTRIARARFGVGQENERTFDVARRFYVLVDQYFREKKQVQDYADMLCRSPKTLSNLFSACGLPSPLRIIHERIDAEARRLLLYTRKSAKEISAILGFEDLAAFSRFFKKVTGESVSEYRKQAHREELPTVTE from the coding sequence ATGGACTACCAACTGAATACGCGTTTGAACGGCAATATCGCAATGACATCCCGCTTTCACGAAAACAAGCCGCTGCAACGCGACAAGACTCTGTATAAGTTTCTCTGGGTACAGAGCGGCACGCTCGCCATCGAGGTAGACCATATACCCATGAAGCTGGCGAAAGACGAGATTGTCACGCTTACCCCGCTGCATCATCTGACTATCAAAGAGGTGGCAGGTGAGTTTCTGACCTTTGTTTTCAACAGTAACTTCTACTGCATCTACGGACATGACAATGAGGTGTCCTGCAACGGCTTTCTGTTCTACGGTTCGTCCCGGGTGATGCGGCTGAAGCTGTCCGAGGAGCAATCGTCCAACCTGCATGATATAGTCCGCATCTTCCGTCAGGAGTCCGCCATTAATGACAATCTTCAGGAAGAGATGTTGCGGATTGTACTGAAACGTTTCATCATCACCTGTACGCGCATAGCACGTGCAAGGTTTGGTGTGGGGCAGGAGAATGAGAGGACTTTCGATGTTGCCCGTCGGTTCTATGTGCTGGTAGACCAGTATTTCCGTGAAAAGAAACAGGTGCAGGACTATGCCGATATGCTTTGCCGTTCGCCTAAGACGCTCTCCAACTTGTTTTCTGCCTGCGGACTGCCTTCTCCGCTTCGCATCATTCACGAACGGATAGATGCGGAAGCCAGACGCCTGTTGCTGTACACACGGAAGAGCGCTAAGGAAATCAGCGCCATTCTGGGCTTTGAGGACTTGGCTGCATTCAGCCGCTTCTTCAAGAAAGTGACGGGAGAGAGTGTGTCGGAGTATCGGAAACAAGCACATCGGGAAGAATTGCCAACTGTTACGGAATAA
- a CDS encoding DUF417 family protein, whose amino-acid sequence MKTKLQKLFLAALTLAASSQKLGINLIRVAILVIFVWIGGLKFWNYEAEGIVPFVANSPFMSFFYDKPAPEYKEYKLKEGEFDEAKHRWHVENNTYGFSRGLGILIMAIGILTFLGIFFPKIGLAGAALAVIMTVGTLSFLVTTPEVWVPDLGSGEHGFPLLTGAGRLVIKDTAILAGAIVVLADSAKRVLNQLEK is encoded by the coding sequence ATGAAAACGAAATTGCAAAAACTGTTCCTTGCGGCACTGACGCTGGCCGCTTCTTCCCAAAAGTTGGGTATCAACCTCATCCGCGTGGCCATTCTTGTGATATTTGTATGGATAGGCGGCTTGAAATTCTGGAACTACGAAGCCGAAGGAATCGTTCCGTTCGTGGCAAACAGTCCTTTTATGAGTTTCTTCTACGATAAGCCTGCACCGGAATACAAGGAATACAAGCTGAAAGAGGGAGAGTTTGACGAAGCCAAGCACCGGTGGCATGTAGAGAACAATACCTACGGCTTCTCCCGCGGTCTTGGCATACTGATTATGGCAATCGGTATCCTTACTTTTCTGGGGATATTCTTTCCGAAAATCGGATTGGCAGGGGCTGCGCTGGCCGTCATAATGACTGTCGGCACGCTTTCGTTCCTTGTCACTACTCCTGAAGTGTGGGTTCCCGATTTGGGAAGCGGAGAGCATGGCTTCCCTTTGCTGACAGGGGCCGGACGACTGGTGATAAAGGATACCGCCATCCTTGCCGGAGCTATCGTGGTGCTGGCGGACAGTGCAAAAAGGGTATTGAACCAATTGGAAAAATAA
- a CDS encoding ABC transporter substrate-binding protein, protein MIRLPLMGLVFACAVSMTSCGTKSRQASGNSDTAAVAVSVADTATAVVPVYAKGYAVKHLPGNVRLVDIHDPQKEEGNTFRYALVPRGTKPAGIPADYTVIETPVKHVICMTSLQLSNFIRLDACDYVVGITSTRHLFNKEMNGRLKAGKTSKIGIEGNFDNEVIMSINPDVIFISPFKRGGYDAMRETGIPLVPHLGYKEMTPLGQAEWIKFIGMFIGREAEANARFAGIEKRYNELKELAAGVKKRPVVFSGEMRGGNWYAVGGKSFLAELFRDAGADYFLKDDPRSGGVTLDFETVYSRAESADYWRIVNSYDGIFSYDALKSLDPRYADFRAFREKGVIYCNMREKPFYESMPMQPEVVLEDLIHAFHPDLLPDYKPTYYERLN, encoded by the coding sequence ATGATCAGATTACCTCTCATGGGTCTTGTATTTGCGTGTGCAGTGTCTATGACTTCGTGCGGTACAAAGTCCCGGCAAGCATCCGGCAATTCCGATACTGCGGCTGTTGCGGTTTCCGTTGCGGATACCGCAACAGCCGTTGTTCCCGTCTACGCCAAAGGCTATGCGGTGAAACATCTGCCGGGGAATGTGCGCCTGGTGGACATACACGACCCTCAAAAAGAAGAGGGGAATACCTTTCGGTATGCTTTGGTTCCGAGGGGTACGAAGCCTGCCGGTATTCCTGCCGATTATACCGTGATAGAAACTCCGGTGAAGCATGTTATCTGCATGACTTCCCTGCAACTGTCCAACTTCATCCGGTTGGATGCCTGCGATTATGTGGTGGGCATTACCAGTACCCGCCATCTTTTCAATAAGGAGATGAACGGGCGTCTGAAGGCGGGCAAGACATCCAAAATCGGGATTGAGGGGAACTTCGATAACGAGGTGATTATGAGCATTAATCCCGATGTTATCTTTATCTCTCCTTTCAAACGGGGCGGATATGACGCCATGCGCGAAACAGGCATTCCGCTGGTGCCGCACTTGGGATATAAGGAAATGACTCCGTTGGGGCAGGCTGAATGGATAAAGTTCATCGGTATGTTCATTGGTCGGGAAGCAGAGGCGAATGCCCGTTTTGCCGGGATAGAGAAGCGGTATAACGAGCTGAAAGAACTGGCTGCCGGTGTAAAAAAGCGTCCTGTGGTGTTCAGCGGTGAAATGCGTGGCGGCAACTGGTATGCGGTAGGCGGAAAGAGTTTCCTTGCCGAACTGTTCCGGGATGCCGGTGCAGACTATTTCCTGAAAGACGATCCGCGTTCGGGCGGTGTGACACTGGATTTCGAGACGGTGTACAGTAGGGCGGAGAGTGCCGACTATTGGCGCATCGTCAACAGTTACGACGGAATATTCTCTTACGATGCCTTGAAGTCTTTGGACCCTCGTTATGCCGACTTTCGCGCTTTTCGCGAGAAAGGAGTAATCTATTGCAATATGCGTGAGAAACCCTTCTATGAGAGTATGCCCATGCAGCCTGAGGTAGTATTGGAAGATTTGATTCATGCTTTTCATCCCGACCTGCTGCCCGATTATAAACCCACTTATTACGAGCGACTGAATTAA
- a CDS encoding iron ABC transporter permease: MKRPALPLMLLILASIFLLFLLNLLLGSVHIPFGKIWELLWGTGAASNPDTMSNQEVIWSNILWKSRVPQALTALVAGAGLSVSGLQMQTVFRNPLAGPSVLGISSGASLGVACVVLLSGAMGGVALSRLGYMGEVALSVAAIIGALSVMALIVYVSQKVKGNVTLLIIGVMIGYVASAVIGVLKYFSVEEDIRAYVIWGLGSFARVSGDQMLLFVCIMAVLLPLSFLLIKTMNLLLLGDGYARNLGLNIKRARLFVISCSGVLVAIVTAYCGPIMFIGLAVPHLCRAIFHTSDHRILMPATLLVGAALALVCNLIARMPGFEGALPVNSVTALVGAPVVASVLFRKRKGELNE; encoded by the coding sequence ATGAAAAGACCAGCATTGCCGTTGATGCTCCTTATACTGGCATCCATCTTCCTGCTCTTTTTGCTGAACCTGCTGTTGGGGTCCGTCCATATCCCGTTTGGCAAGATATGGGAATTGCTGTGGGGGACAGGAGCGGCTTCCAATCCCGATACGATGAGCAACCAGGAAGTTATCTGGAGCAATATTCTTTGGAAAAGTCGTGTGCCGCAGGCCTTGACGGCATTGGTGGCGGGAGCGGGGCTTTCGGTCAGCGGTTTGCAGATGCAGACGGTGTTCCGTAATCCGCTGGCAGGACCTTCGGTGCTGGGCATCAGTTCGGGAGCGAGCCTGGGAGTGGCTTGTGTGGTACTGCTGTCCGGTGCTATGGGCGGTGTGGCACTGAGCCGTTTGGGGTATATGGGAGAGGTGGCGTTGTCCGTGGCTGCCATTATCGGGGCATTGTCGGTCATGGCGCTGATTGTCTACGTCTCCCAAAAAGTAAAGGGGAATGTAACGCTGCTCATTATCGGTGTGATGATAGGTTATGTGGCAAGTGCCGTTATCGGTGTATTGAAATATTTCAGTGTGGAAGAGGATATACGGGCGTACGTTATCTGGGGGCTGGGCAGTTTTGCACGTGTCTCCGGCGACCAGATGCTGCTGTTTGTCTGTATCATGGCGGTGTTGCTGCCCTTGTCGTTCCTGCTGATAAAGACCATGAACCTGTTGTTGTTGGGCGACGGTTATGCACGTAACTTAGGATTGAATATCAAACGGGCGCGCCTGTTCGTCATATCCTGTTCCGGAGTGCTGGTGGCCATTGTCACCGCCTACTGCGGTCCTATTATGTTTATCGGGTTGGCAGTGCCTCATTTATGCCGCGCCATTTTTCACACGTCCGACCATCGCATATTGATGCCCGCTACCTTGCTGGTAGGTGCAGCCTTGGCGTTGGTGTGTAACCTGATAGCCCGCATGCCGGGATTCGAGGGAGCGTTGCCCGTCAATTCGGTGACTGCGCTGGTAGGTGCGCCGGTGGTTGCATCCGTGCTTTTCAGAAAGAGAAAAGGGGAGTTGAACGAATAA
- a CDS encoding ABC transporter ATP-binding protein: MKNETIHIENLSIGYPGKSDVKVVADGICAGINSGELTCLLGANGVGKSTLLRTLSAFQPKLGGEIRIQGKEIESYTDKQLSRVISVVLTEKCDIRNMSVTELIGLGRSPYTGFWGTLTKEDRQVVERAVALVGIPHLAHRMVHTLSDGERQKVMIAKALAQETPVIYLDEPTAFLDFPSKVEMMQLLHHLSRQTDKTIFLSTHDLELALQIADKIWLMDKANGVTIGTPEDLALNGSLSSFFARKGIVFDLETGLFRVDNEYTTQIRLSGHGQRYAMVRKALQRNGILANRNVESETYIETGDLKGGGAFVLHRPGEEPICLTSIGDLLAKLHEISF, translated from the coding sequence TTGAAGAACGAGACTATACATATCGAGAATCTTTCTATCGGCTATCCCGGTAAGAGTGATGTGAAGGTAGTGGCGGACGGCATCTGTGCAGGCATCAACAGTGGCGAGCTGACCTGCCTGCTGGGTGCTAACGGAGTGGGTAAGTCCACACTGCTCCGCACCCTGTCCGCTTTCCAGCCCAAACTGGGCGGAGAGATACGTATTCAAGGCAAAGAGATTGAGTCCTATACCGACAAGCAACTGTCGCGCGTTATCAGCGTAGTGCTGACAGAGAAATGCGACATCCGCAATATGTCCGTTACGGAATTGATAGGATTGGGACGCAGTCCCTATACGGGCTTTTGGGGTACGCTTACCAAAGAGGACAGGCAGGTGGTGGAGCGAGCCGTTGCTTTGGTAGGTATTCCTCACCTTGCGCATCGGATGGTACATACGTTAAGTGACGGTGAGCGCCAGAAAGTCATGATAGCCAAAGCGCTTGCCCAGGAAACTCCCGTGATTTATCTGGATGAACCTACAGCCTTTCTCGATTTTCCCAGCAAAGTGGAAATGATGCAACTGCTGCACCACCTCAGCCGCCAGACGGACAAGACCATTTTCCTCTCTACGCACGACCTCGAACTGGCTTTGCAGATAGCCGACAAAATCTGGCTTATGGACAAGGCGAACGGCGTCACCATCGGTACTCCCGAGGACCTTGCTCTGAACGGCAGCCTTAGCAGCTTTTTCGCCCGTAAAGGTATCGTGTTTGATTTGGAAACCGGATTGTTCCGTGTAGATAATGAATATACCACGCAGATACGTTTGTCAGGGCATGGGCAGAGATACGCCATGGTGCGTAAGGCATTGCAGCGTAACGGCATCCTTGCCAACCGCAACGTGGAGTCGGAAACCTACATCGAAACGGGCGATTTGAAAGGCGGCGGCGCTTTTGTCCTGCATCGTCCCGGTGAAGAACCGATATGTCTCACCAGCATCGGGGATTTATTGGCGAAGCTCCACGAAATCTCATTTTGA
- a CDS encoding outer membrane beta-barrel protein yields MKKALMIMYMAVAASTAQAQSPLSFYAEAGIGTSRLYGKHSCCDTRIACKAGIGAKYTLNKTWVLQSALEFVSIGGKDDMDYVKNAKMNELYLQIPVRIAARLPLGKDYYASLNAGPYIACGVGGKTSGSIPYYHDAGSSDGNRLFKIDTFGNILENNAGNRRLDGGIIVGIAFEYRRLIIGAEAQVGLVKINQQLRQVIDTEEFHNYLPRNFASFFTVGYKFR; encoded by the coding sequence ATGAAAAAGGCATTGATGATAATGTACATGGCGGTTGCCGCATCGACCGCACAGGCACAATCTCCTCTCTCCTTTTATGCAGAGGCGGGAATCGGAACTTCCCGCCTCTACGGAAAGCACTCTTGCTGTGATACGCGAATAGCCTGCAAAGCGGGAATAGGCGCGAAATACACACTGAACAAGACCTGGGTCTTGCAATCTGCTTTGGAGTTTGTATCCATAGGCGGCAAGGATGATATGGACTATGTAAAGAACGCCAAGATGAACGAGCTATACTTGCAGATACCTGTCAGAATAGCTGCAAGGTTGCCGTTGGGAAAAGATTACTATGCCTCGCTGAATGCCGGTCCGTACATTGCCTGCGGCGTGGGCGGAAAGACATCCGGCAGCATCCCGTATTATCACGACGCCGGTTCTTCCGACGGGAACCGGCTTTTCAAGATAGATACTTTCGGCAACATATTGGAGAATAATGCCGGAAACAGGCGGCTGGACGGCGGTATCATCGTGGGAATCGCATTTGAATACCGCAGGCTCATTATCGGTGCAGAGGCACAAGTGGGATTGGTAAAGATCAACCAGCAACTAAGGCAGGTAATAGACACGGAAGAATTCCATAATTACCTGCCACGAAACTTTGCTTCATTCTTCACCGTAGGATATAAGTTCCGATAA
- the cbiD gene encoding cobalt-precorrin-5B (C(1))-methyltransferase CbiD yields the protein MILVLGGTTEGRIAVQTLEEAGKPFYYSTKGNEQEVPLHNGIRLQGGMDKDSLESFCRKENISLLIDAAHPFAEELHRNVSETADILQIPVIRYERIYPRIENNEGIVWCDNYEDAVRQIKKEEVYIILALTGVNSISKLKALWMESSRCYFRILDRESSRESARNQGFPEEYLRYYHTGEDERLLMQQIRPEAVILKESGASGGFSEKLKAAQELGIRIFVIKRPPLHPNFLSVNGKYGLRRTVEQYYPGFYPLRSGLTTGTCAAAAAAAAIWDIFNIQGTPRPPEFAVILPNGELIDVPVEPQQRYPRSSSINNNWIVESEASVIKDAGDDPDITNGMRIKADIILPIDIDENNDETSQKDFNIIIAGGEGIGIVTMPGLGLELGAPAINPTPRKMIEDNVRMYLDYVGMPKMSDPIVVTISVPGGEEIAKRTFNPRLGIEGGISIIGTSGIVKPFSSEAFISSIRKSMEVACATGSPRVVISSGAKSERYIKAYYPELPAQAFVHYGNFIGETLKIADKLKLPRVTLGVMIGKAVKLAEGHLDTHSKKVTMNKEFIQDIAHRTGCNEDVLTAIRNMNLARELWDIIPAEKLETFSKLLTEHCKQCCAPLLPDGELTILLISEDGKIYV from the coding sequence ATGATATTAGTATTAGGCGGTACAACCGAAGGACGCATAGCCGTCCAAACACTTGAGGAAGCTGGAAAGCCCTTCTATTATTCAACCAAGGGCAATGAACAAGAAGTTCCTCTGCATAACGGCATCCGCCTGCAAGGTGGCATGGATAAAGATAGTCTGGAGTCTTTCTGCCGTAAAGAGAACATCTCGCTGCTGATAGACGCAGCACACCCTTTTGCCGAAGAGCTGCACAGGAACGTCAGTGAAACTGCTGACATACTTCAGATTCCGGTCATCCGTTATGAACGCATTTACCCCCGTATAGAGAATAATGAAGGCATTGTATGGTGCGACAATTATGAAGACGCTGTCCGCCAAATAAAAAAGGAAGAAGTCTATATAATACTGGCACTGACGGGAGTAAACAGCATAAGCAAACTGAAAGCTCTATGGATGGAAAGCAGCCGTTGCTATTTCCGTATTCTCGACCGTGAAAGTTCGCGCGAATCAGCGAGAAACCAGGGATTCCCCGAAGAATATTTACGTTACTACCATACCGGAGAAGACGAACGCTTATTGATGCAACAAATACGCCCCGAAGCTGTCATCCTCAAAGAGAGCGGTGCTTCCGGCGGATTTTCCGAAAAACTAAAAGCAGCTCAGGAACTGGGCATTCGCATCTTTGTAATAAAGCGCCCGCCGCTTCACCCCAACTTCTTGTCCGTAAACGGGAAATACGGCCTACGTAGAACGGTAGAGCAATACTATCCCGGCTTCTACCCCCTGCGCAGCGGACTCACTACGGGAACATGCGCAGCAGCCGCAGCTGCGGCTGCGATATGGGATATATTCAACATTCAGGGAACTCCCCGTCCCCCGGAGTTTGCAGTAATCCTACCCAACGGAGAATTGATAGATGTTCCTGTAGAGCCGCAGCAGAGATATCCCCGTTCCAGTTCCATAAACAACAATTGGATAGTGGAGTCGGAAGCCAGCGTCATAAAAGACGCCGGAGATGACCCCGACATTACCAATGGAATGCGGATAAAGGCGGATATCATTCTTCCGATCGATATAGATGAAAACAACGATGAAACATCGCAAAAAGATTTTAATATCATCATTGCCGGCGGAGAAGGAATAGGCATCGTCACCATGCCGGGATTAGGATTGGAATTGGGAGCGCCTGCCATTAACCCCACGCCACGCAAGATGATAGAAGACAATGTAAGGATGTACCTCGACTACGTCGGCATGCCTAAAATGAGCGATCCCATTGTTGTGACCATCTCCGTACCCGGCGGAGAGGAAATAGCCAAGCGTACTTTCAATCCGCGTCTGGGCATAGAAGGGGGGATATCCATCATCGGCACATCAGGCATTGTGAAGCCGTTCTCCAGCGAAGCTTTTATAAGCTCCATCCGAAAGTCGATGGAAGTGGCATGCGCCACAGGCAGCCCGCGTGTAGTTATCAGCTCCGGAGCAAAGAGCGAACGGTACATCAAGGCTTATTATCCCGAACTGCCGGCACAGGCCTTTGTCCATTACGGCAACTTCATCGGCGAGACGCTGAAGATTGCCGATAAGCTGAAACTACCCCGTGTCACGCTGGGAGTAATGATAGGCAAAGCCGTGAAACTGGCGGAAGGTCACCTCGATACCCATAGCAAGAAAGTGACGATGAACAAGGAGTTCATTCAGGACATAGCGCACCGGACAGGATGCAACGAAGATGTATTGACCGCTATCCGGAATATGAATCTGGCACGGGAACTATGGGATATTATCCCTGCGGAAAAACTGGAGACATTCTCCAAACTGCTGACAGAGCATTGCAAACAATGCTGCGCTCCCCTGCTGCCCGATGGAGAACTTACGATTTTATTAATCAGCGAAGACGGAAAAATATATGTATGA
- the cobM gene encoding precorrin-4 C(11)-methyltransferase, which yields MKTAIMLVSETGMASARLLLKEFPEAEIFTPRYESGCTHIESTGSFTVKNFNRYDAFIFIGALGICVRSIAPCVKDKYTDPAVICVDSTGKHAISVLSGHIGGANELTEAVAGALGAEPVITTQSDLTGLWALDKLPQRFGWSPTICVSPSTHLLAGLTQTPDDQMKACMNEAISLFVTGQPTALLLEIRDKGTDWMEANLPPHVEVFYQMKDIKLSRFKLVLIVSPRIHYNIKDIPSICYVPRVVHVGIGLARQASPTRKVVKGIIEKLEEYNISPQSIITISTINVKRDEPVVKSLQKEYEVFFYTAEELATMDVPHPSKTVMKHMGTPSVSEAAALLSSGNSQLIMPKRKGENYTVAATLDICAQRRGHIEIVGAGPGDPDLISVRGRAMLEKADLILYAGSLVPRELTLCAKPGATVRSSASMDLEEQFALMKEFYDQGKFIVRLHTGDPCIYGAIQEQMNYFDRYGMSYHITPGISSFQAAAAALKSQFTIPEKVQSIILTRGEGRTPMPEREKLHLMARSQSTMCIFLSASIAEQVQAELLQEYPETTPVAVCYHLTWPDERIFRGELKDLARIVKENNLTLTTMIVVGEAIGNRKGLSRLYAHEFKHLFRK from the coding sequence ATAAAGACGGCCATCATGCTCGTTTCGGAAACCGGAATGGCTTCCGCCCGGCTGTTGCTCAAAGAATTTCCCGAAGCGGAGATTTTCACTCCCCGCTATGAAAGCGGATGTACGCACATCGAATCGACCGGCAGTTTCACTGTCAAGAATTTCAATCGTTACGACGCGTTTATCTTTATCGGAGCCTTAGGCATCTGCGTACGTTCCATCGCCCCTTGCGTGAAGGACAAGTACACAGACCCTGCCGTAATTTGCGTGGACAGCACAGGTAAACATGCCATTTCCGTCCTTTCCGGACATATCGGCGGAGCCAACGAACTGACCGAGGCAGTGGCCGGTGCATTGGGAGCCGAACCCGTGATAACCACTCAAAGCGACCTTACCGGACTGTGGGCATTGGACAAACTGCCCCAACGCTTCGGCTGGTCTCCGACCATCTGTGTGAGCCCTTCCACCCACCTGCTGGCAGGGCTTACCCAAACTCCCGACGACCAGATGAAGGCGTGCATGAACGAGGCTATCAGTCTTTTTGTAACCGGACAGCCTACCGCATTGCTGTTGGAAATCCGCGACAAAGGAACCGACTGGATGGAAGCGAACCTTCCCCCTCATGTAGAGGTGTTCTATCAGATGAAAGACATCAAATTATCCCGCTTCAAGCTGGTACTGATCGTCTCTCCGCGAATACATTACAACATAAAGGACATACCGTCCATCTGCTATGTGCCGCGCGTGGTGCACGTCGGCATCGGACTTGCCCGGCAGGCAAGCCCCACGAGAAAAGTTGTGAAAGGCATTATAGAAAAGCTGGAAGAGTACAACATCTCCCCGCAATCCATCATAACCATATCTACGATTAACGTCAAGCGTGACGAACCGGTAGTGAAATCGCTCCAAAAGGAATACGAAGTCTTCTTCTATACGGCCGAGGAACTGGCGACAATGGACGTGCCCCACCCCAGCAAAACAGTGATGAAGCACATGGGTACACCCAGTGTAAGCGAGGCAGCCGCATTGCTGTCCTCCGGAAATAGCCAACTGATAATGCCGAAACGCAAAGGCGAGAACTATACGGTAGCCGCCACCCTGGACATCTGCGCCCAGCGCCGGGGACACATCGAGATTGTAGGTGCAGGTCCCGGAGACCCTGACCTTATCTCCGTGCGAGGACGGGCGATGCTGGAAAAGGCAGACCTCATCCTCTATGCAGGCAGCCTCGTGCCCCGCGAACTGACACTTTGCGCCAAACCGGGCGCAACAGTCCGCAGCTCCGCTTCCATGGATTTGGAAGAACAGTTTGCACTGATGAAAGAGTTCTACGACCAAGGAAAGTTCATCGTGCGCCTGCATACGGGTGACCCCTGCATCTATGGTGCGATACAGGAACAGATGAACTACTTCGACCGATACGGCATGAGTTATCATATCACTCCGGGCATATCTTCTTTCCAGGCAGCAGCGGCGGCTTTAAAGTCGCAGTTCACCATCCCGGAGAAAGTACAGAGCATCATACTGACCCGCGGCGAAGGACGGACACCCATGCCCGAACGGGAAAAACTACATCTCATGGCACGCTCGCAAAGCACCATGTGCATCTTCCTTAGCGCAAGCATTGCAGAACAAGTGCAGGCGGAACTGCTGCAGGAGTATCCCGAAACAACCCCCGTAGCCGTATGCTATCACCTCACCTGGCCGGACGAACGCATCTTCCGGGGAGAGCTGAAAGACCTTGCACGGATAGTAAAAGAAAATAACCTGACCCTGACAACCATGATTGTCGTAGGCGAGGCTATCGGCAATCGCAAAGGACTGTCGCGACTGTATGCACACGAATTCAAACACTTATTCAGAAAATAA
- a CDS encoding bifunctional cobalt-precorrin-7 (C(5))-methyltransferase/cobalt-precorrin-6B (C(15))-methyltransferase, translated as MVIQRKFIIIGTDDNRTPFFPPEVLEHIRHGKVFSGGVRHKEIVGNLLPDDAEWISITVPLDNVFSQYEKVFSSNGYGQTDAVPRQIIVFASGDPLFFGFANTVKRKLPDAEIKLYPSFNSLQTLAHRLVMPYDDMRTVSLTGRPWNEFDRALIERAPKIGILTDREHTPATIAARMLEYGYDRYTMYVGEHLGNPEKERIRHMTLQEATQGGFEHPNNLLLCATSFPEARPFGIPDEQFAHLDGRTRMITKAPIRLLTLQALELNHRRVFWDIGFCTGSVSIEARLQFPHLTVVSFEVRAEGEELMNINSRRFGTPGITAITGDFLQTATDTLPRPDAVFIGGHGGHLPEMLMKIKEALQPDGCIVFNSVSADSKKVFMEGAGAAGLILHPSARIALNDYNPIEIMKATLS; from the coding sequence ATGGTTATACAACGAAAATTTATCATTATAGGAACGGACGATAACCGGACGCCTTTCTTTCCGCCGGAAGTATTGGAACACATACGGCACGGGAAAGTATTTTCGGGGGGAGTGCGGCACAAAGAAATTGTCGGAAACTTGTTGCCGGATGATGCGGAATGGATTTCCATTACCGTACCATTGGACAACGTATTCTCACAATATGAGAAAGTGTTCAGCAGTAACGGATACGGACAAACGGATGCCGTCCCCCGGCAAATTATCGTTTTCGCTTCGGGCGACCCGCTGTTCTTCGGCTTTGCCAATACGGTGAAACGGAAATTGCCGGATGCTGAAATCAAGCTATACCCCTCTTTCAATTCTCTCCAAACATTAGCACACCGCCTCGTAATGCCTTATGACGATATGCGAACCGTTTCGCTGACGGGACGTCCCTGGAATGAATTCGACCGCGCCCTGATTGAACGCGCTCCCAAGATAGGCATCCTTACCGACCGGGAACATACGCCCGCCACAATCGCAGCCCGCATGCTGGAATACGGATACGACCGTTACACCATGTATGTAGGCGAGCATCTTGGCAACCCCGAAAAAGAACGCATCCGCCACATGACACTACAGGAAGCAACGCAAGGCGGATTCGAGCATCCCAACAACCTGTTGCTTTGCGCCACCTCTTTTCCCGAAGCCCGCCCTTTTGGTATCCCCGACGAACAATTCGCACATTTGGACGGACGTACCCGTATGATAACCAAAGCACCTATCCGCCTGCTTACGTTACAAGCGCTGGAACTGAACCACCGCCGTGTATTCTGGGATATCGGTTTCTGCACCGGGTCGGTTTCCATTGAAGCCCGGCTGCAATTCCCTCACCTCACGGTCGTTTCCTTTGAGGTACGTGCCGAGGGCGAAGAACTGATGAATATCAACAGCCGCCGCTTCGGTACGCCGGGCATTACGGCAATCACAGGCGATTTCCTGCAAACGGCGACCGATACTCTCCCCCGTCCCGATGCCGTCTTCATAGGCGGGCACGGCGGACATCTGCCGGAAATGCTGATGAAGATAAAGGAAGCGTTACAGCCCGACGGTTGTATCGTTTTTAACTCCGTATCGGCAGACAGTAAAAAAGTATTCATGGAAGGAGCCGGAGCCGCCGGGCTGATACTGCATCCGTCAGCACGCATCGCACTGAATGATTATAACCCTATTGAAATCATGAAAGCAACACTTTCATAA